The nucleotide sequence ACTGGTTCAAGTCGGTACTTGTACCGTATAACCCGATTTGTACCGGACGACCGACAATCCGCGTCTTTTGGAAGGTGCTCAGTCCACCCGTCGCGCTCTTTGGCGCAATAACAAAGGCGTTACCAACCTCATCGGGGGTGATGGTTTTGTTAAAGAGCTCGCGCGCAATATCGACCGTGCAGTTTTTGTCATAGCCTTCGGCAACCGATGCCGAGGGATTGCCCTGTCCTAAACAGAACGCATTTGCCTGTGGCACATAGGTCGTGTCACTTGGCTCGCGCGTATTGTCATTCTGGTAGGACAAAATACCGGCTTGAACCTCCCATATCGTGCGAGGTGCCGCATTATTTGGCGTCTTGAACTGAAGCGTAAATGCCTTCTTATCTGTATCGTCTTGAGGATTGGCTGCGCCAATTGGCCCCTTGATGGAAAGAATTGCATAGTCACGGGTGAGCATTCGTCCACGATCACCAGGCACAGTGCCATCCACACACTGCTCAATCGCTGCATCACCTTGGACAGATAAATCGGCACAGGTCAACCCTTCAGGGATCTGAATGGCAACCTTGGATCCGTCGCGGACAGTACCGCCACCGATATTCGTGACGTCATAGGTGAAGGTTGCGACGCCGCCGCGCTCGACACCTTCAGTTGGTTTGTCAACACTGAGCATCAACGTTGGTGAGACAAAGCCGTAGCTCGCATTGTCACGGGCATTATAAAAATCACCCTTGATGTCTTTGTAGCTGATCTTCCCCAGGTTGTCCCACAACACTGGCGGTCCTGTTGGATCGACAATGCCGGCGTTCTTGACCGTTGTCTTATAGACAAGGGTGACCGTTGAACCACCTGGAACCGTATTACCAAAGGAGTAACTAAGTGGTTTACGTAACGGCGGTGCGGTCACCCGTGTCGTCGCCTCAGGAACATTCGATGATGGGTCTAATTGGGCAACACCGGCTAACGAACCTGAGAGTGCAATGTCGTTTGTGGTGGTCTTGAGGTCGGTTTCTGACGGTAAGTACACCTGTAATTGTGGATCACGTGTGGTAATGCCGTCGGGGAACTTCACATTGATCTGGAAACACAATTCTTCACCGGCACGGACGCGACGGTACTTCCCCCATTGATCGGGTGCGCCGTTCAACTGGTCAAATGTCCGGTTGCGAATCGTATCGTCTTCCTTGATTTCCTTGGGATTGGGGATTGTGGCCAACGGCGTTGGACACGCACCACCAGCTCCGGTTGGGAATGCAACCGTGGTGAAGATATCAACCTTGGCGGCATCAATCTCATCTTCAGCACTGACCTTAACTGGTGACTGTCCCGGCTGTGTCCAGGTGTAATCCACGGTGGTGTTCAGCGGTTTTCCATTGACAACAGGTTGGCCATTAATCGTGTCACGAACCTTTGACGAAATCGTGAATGTTTCAGTCGTAGATGTTGTGTTGCTAATGGCGTTCGCGGGAATAGTTAAGACCGATTGGCCTTGCGCATTCGTCGAGATAGTGCCCGTAACCCTACTTGGGGTTGGGGTGCCATTCGGACCTTGGGTTGTCTTGGTAAACGTTACTGACCCGTTCTCGATGCAGGCTGTTGTGCCGGGGTTGACATAGCATTCCTCAGCCGGAAGGGTCATCGTGATGGTCCGATTATCCGGCATTCGGGTGTACTCGTTGGTCTTGACAACCAGCGTTTTGGTTACGGGGCCATTTTGTTTGTAATACCCCTTGTCATCCATCGTTGAGGTCAACGTCACACCGGCATCTTCGATGCGTGCTGATAATTCAGGGAGTTCTACTGGGATACTTGGCTGATTCGGATATTTCGTGTTATCCGTACCATTCCAAGGATGGGTGTATCCCGTTTCCCCCGTACCCGTGAAGGTAGTCGTGACATCTTGTGTTGACCGGCCGGTGTTATTGGCATAGGCAGGGCCACTGGCTCCACGGCGAGCAATATCGTCAGGATTGTCAGCATCATCGCCGTCACCGCCGTACCCTGCTGGGTTGACTTTGACACCCGTTAAACCGGGATCAACATTCGCCTTATCTAAGGCTGCGATTTCAAAGGTCGCTTGCGCTTCACTTCCACCTTTAAAATCAAAGGTGCTTGCAGGAATATCAAGTTCCCAATGGGGTTTGGGAGTATTCACCCAACGCAACTGATCTTCCGTTGGTACAAAGCAATTCGCATTCTTCACACACGTGCCCATGATCTCCCATTCGGGATCCAAGGAGACGGTGATGGGACCGGTCAAGTTCACTTCACCATCAGTTGTACGGGTGAGGTCAACAATTACTGATTGGCGTTGACCGCTCTTATTACCCCTGAGTGCGACACCCTCAATAAGATCAGAGAGTTTCAGTTCGGTAATAAGTCCTTTCACGGCAACTGACTGCTCATCACTCGCCCAGATGCGTTGTGCCTGCGGTGCTCCGGCTTCACCGTTGAGATCAGCACCTGCAAACCCAAAATCTTGGAATGCAGGCAACACCGTAGCTACCGGTGAGGCGCCAGCCCACGCACGGGCCTCAAAGTGTTGTCCAGGTGCAAATACGGTGCCGCTCTTTGGAGGATTACTGCCCGGTTTCGGTCCATCATTCTTGACCTTAATGTCAAACCATGCTTCGACACCGGGGCTAAGGTCTGCCACATTATTCCAGTGCACGAGGGTAACGGTGTGACTGGGATATAAGATCGTCGTGACTTTTGGGGTACCGAAATCGCCTGGGCCGCTTTCGGCTGAGACAAATGAGGTACCTTCGGGTAATTGAACGGTCCAACCTGCATTAAATAAGGGGTTAGTCCCGTTATTTCTGACTTTACCTTTAAGAACTGATTCGCCGCCCAACAGTGCTTTTGGATCAGAATCGTCCAAGGTAATCAACAAATTGTCTCTATTAACAATGTTGTTGTGCTGAGGTGACGGCGGAGCTTGAGCAGACGCCACTGTTGGCAGTCCAAACACCGCAAGGGTGATGACTGACAAGCAGGACGTCAACACGTTTGAAAAACGCATGAAAATCCTCCATTTAGAGATAGCTGACGCGCACCCTTACTCAGAAGAAGACTCCAGAAATGAAACGATAAGGGATAATTTCTGAAGGTTTAAATCGTATTGAGCAGGGCAAACGCTCCTGACGTTACCTACTTTACGTTATTTTTTGATTTCATTGCGTATTTTTCTTGTGCTCATTTGTGCATTCACTCACGGTAAGTATTTATTGAACTCCTCTGCGTATTAATTTTCATTGATACCGCAACAGAATGAAGCATTTACATCTAAAACCATGAATAATGATTCATAACGCTCTGTGTACCTCAAAACCAAGTCATCAGACCTTTAATTCCTTTCACCGAGTTAGATAGATCTGGTCAGAATGGAACACACGATCACTAAGGGAGTTAAGCATGTCGCCAATGAAGAATGAAGCCGTCGCGGACCTTGTCTCTAATACGCTCGAAGAACTCCTTGACCAGGTACGCGGCGACCGTTCAGGCGAATTAGCCGATTACATCCCCCAACTTGCCCAAGTCGATCCCGAAGGTCTCGCCCTCTCCGTCGTGAGTTCAACTGGTCGAATCTACGCTGTTGGAGATCACGACCAGCACTTTACGTTGCAGTCAGCATCAAAACCATTTGTCTATGCCCTCGCTCTCTCCCAACGTGGCCCGGATGTGGTACATGAGCGTGTGGGATACGAACCAAGTGGTGAACCATTTAACGCCATCAGTTTGGATGCCGAAGGCAGACCAGCAAACCCAATGATTAATGCTGGGGCCATCGTCACATCATCCTTAATTGAAGGGGCCACACCCGATGCACGATTTGAAGCTATTCGACACTGCGTGTCTGCCTTTGCGGGCCGTGAACTTGAACTCGATGAAGCAGTCTATGCCTCTGAAACTGCAACCGGACACCGTAATCGTGCACTTGCAAATCTCGCATTAGCAGCGGGCACCCTCGACCGCACCGTCATTGATGCCACCGATGTGTACTTTCGCCAGTGCTCACTCAAGGTAACCGCCACGGACTTAGCCGTGATGGGCGCAACCCTGTCGAACAACGGTGTCAACCCTCTCACTGGCGTCCAAGTGATGACCCCGGAAGTCGTCCGTCGAACACTGGCGATTATGTTAAGTTGCGGGATGTATAACTACTCGGGGTACTGGATGAACGATGTAGGCCTTCCGGCTAAGTCCGGCGTTGGCGGGGGGATCGTGGCCGTCTCTCCTGGCAAATTTGGGGTTGGTACCTACAGTCCGCGCCTAGACCCAAGTGGGAGTAGCGTACGCGGTGTTGCCGCCTTACGACTGATGTCTAACCAGCTTGGCCTCCATTTACTGAACCATCCCTCTGAAGCCGCCGCCTCCTTTAACGCCGACGATTCATCCTTTGATAACTTGATTCTGCGGATGCGTGGCGAACTGGACTTTGCATGTGTGGAACGCATCGTGCACGAACTCAGTGAACATGGTGACACCATTAAGAGTGTGCATATGGATCTGGGTGAATCTACCGCGGTCGTTCCAACCGCCCGCGGTATGTTGAAAGATTTGCAAGAGGTCCTTGCCCACGAGGACATTCCCATCACGATTGATGATCCTCGTGACTTTATTGAAACTGAACCGCACCTGAAGGCGCCAGAACCACATGTGGCTGACGCTCATGCTCCCCTACCGGAGAACCAATAACGGTTAGCGCAAGACCAGCCCTTGCTCATGCAAAATCTCTAGCATCGGCGAACGTTCAGACACCCCCATACCGAGTGCATGTTGAATGTGATGGGTAAAGGAATCCACACGCTTATTGGTATCACGTAAGTCGTAATATTGGCGGACTGTCTCGTCATACTCGCGCAACGCATCTTGATATGACGCCACTTCCGGATAAGTGTTGGTTGCGGTGGTAATTGAGATCGGCAGCCGCGGTTTGTATTGGGGTTCCTCATTGGGATGGCCAACGATCAGACCCACCAGGGGATAGGTGAATTTGGGAAGGTTGAGGGCACGGATGACGAGACGAGGGTCTTGGTTAATTGAGCCGAGATATACCGTGCCTAACCCCATTGATTCAGCCGCAATCACCATATTTTGTGCCGCTAAGAGGGTGTCATTCATCGCCTCAATAAATAGGTTTGTTCG is from Stomatohabitans albus and encodes:
- the glsA gene encoding glutaminase A, yielding MSPMKNEAVADLVSNTLEELLDQVRGDRSGELADYIPQLAQVDPEGLALSVVSSTGRIYAVGDHDQHFTLQSASKPFVYALALSQRGPDVVHERVGYEPSGEPFNAISLDAEGRPANPMINAGAIVTSSLIEGATPDARFEAIRHCVSAFAGRELELDEAVYASETATGHRNRALANLALAAGTLDRTVIDATDVYFRQCSLKVTATDLAVMGATLSNNGVNPLTGVQVMTPEVVRRTLAIMLSCGMYNYSGYWMNDVGLPAKSGVGGGIVAVSPGKFGVGTYSPRLDPSGSSVRGVAALRLMSNQLGLHLLNHPSEAAASFNADDSSFDNLILRMRGELDFACVERIVHELSEHGDTIKSVHMDLGESTAVVPTARGMLKDLQEVLAHEDIPITIDDPRDFIETEPHLKAPEPHVADAHAPLPENQ
- a CDS encoding NADPH-dependent oxidoreductase codes for the protein MSSKPLSTPESTPISNATIAVQMAHRTFRSFTDERLTDAELTTLFEVARHTATTAFLQQFTIIHVTDPAIRHQVYQASGQPYVDGPNGDLFVFIVDLYRNSRIREEGGVDLEPLSRTNLFIEAMNDTLLAAQNMVIAAESMGLGTVYLGSINQDPRLVIRALNLPKFTYPLVGLIVGHPNEEPQYKPRLPISITTATNTYPEVASYQDALREYDETVRQYYDLRDTNKRVDSFTHHIQHALGMGVSERSPMLEILHEQGLVLR